taaggaaatttgtgtttggtcaatTATTTCTGAATACCAACAAGAGAATTTTGAAGGGAAAAAATTTGGCAGAATTATGGGGGGGTGCCacccacacatttagctgtatTGCTCATTTTACAGAAGTGTGgcccttacaagttataccctGTTATAAAGGTGACAAATATAGCTTTCCACTTGTGTATAATAAAACATCAATTGGTATTATTAGAGGGGAAAATAATTAGCCAAACACACATTCCCTTACTTTTTGCAGGGAAGTTTAGATTGCATATTTAGAATATAATCTAATAGAACTTCTGTGTGTCATGCCTTTCTGCTAATCTCAGCACCACGACCGAATCATGGGGATCGAAGCGGTCCAGCTCACATCCAGTTCACATCACGGAAACATTTTAGCTTCTCTGCATGATCTGAGGTTGCAAGGACAGCTTTGTGATGTTACCGTGCAGGTGGACTATGAAGGAGATGTGCAAGAATTTCAGTCCCACCAGGTGATCCTTGCTGCATCCAGTGGCTACTTCAAGAGGATTCTTCTGTGTCCAGATACGGCCCAGGATAAATTATCGCTTTCAAATATTCAATCCAATGATTTCTCAAAGTTTTTGGAATTTATCTACACTGGTAAAGTTGAAGTTTCTAGAAACAGGATTGGTGATGTTCAAGCAATGGCAAAAATTTTGGAATGTGAGGGTCTGTCAGAGGTTTGTGATGAGGCCTTGAGTACTGGAGTTCTACAAAAACCCAGAAGGAAAGCATCTGCATCAAAGGTTAAAGCTCTAGAGGACTTACATGGtgtaaaaaaaggagaaaagactGGAGGGAAAAGGCAAAGCTTATTTCTAAAGCGACAACTCTCTCCACAGATCTCTGAAAcagaagacattaaaaaaagatgtaagGCAAAGAGAACacagaagaatgaaaaaaaccaaagaaaaaagctaaaactgAAGCTGACTGGCCGTAAAGTACTTCAGAAGCAGTGGTATTCTCCAAAAGAGTCTCTTCACAGTGAAAGTCAGGTTAGTAATGTTGGTGCAGAGGAGAGTAGGAATGGCACTGAAGACAAGGCCCAGCCACAGAACGAGAAAGATAAAGAAGATGAGACTTCACTGGGGAAGCCCACTTCTGATGTGGATGATTGGGAATGTGAGGATGATGTGCAAAGTAATGATCCTCAAGACCCCTTATTTCAGTtggagaaggaagaagaaagagaagcagAGGAAGGACAGTCCAAggggaaattaaaaagaacatccAAGGCCCAGTTCCAGTGTAACAGGTGCCAGCGGACGTTTCACTATGAGAGAAGCTACTTGAAGCACATCAGGTAACAAAATAGTTCCCCTGGGTTTTATTGATTGTAACAATAGTTTCCAATGAAGTCTGGTTTACTAGGATTGAGCCAATGAAATACCACGAGACAGGAGCAATGGGAAGCAAATTTTCAGCATTGTGATAACAGTACTTATTCATAATACTTGTGTAACCCTACAGTTGTATAAAGGATAAACCATAAATGATCTGAGTTGTATTCAAGTTTTAACAATGTAACAAGATGGGGGGAGTAAATGAATTGCAATCACCACATTTATTAGGCTAACAATGTAATTTACCCAGCCTCTTAAAGGCTCTTCATACTCTTTctaaaatttatattaaaaaaacactttctttctgcatcttttcatttatttctgtaaacTGTTGCCGTTCTCTTGACAAGTACATACCATGGAGTTAAAGCAGATGTCATCTATCGCTGTGAGACCTGTATGCAGACCTTTGCAAACCGAAGCAACCTGAAGATCCACGAAAAGCATGTTCACAGTAGTGAGAGGCTTTTTGCTTGTGACTCCTGCTCAAAAACCTTTAAACGAAAGAAGGATGTTGTCCGCCATCAAAGACAGGTGAGGAGTAATGAAGTTTGTTGCACGTAAAGTCATATGATGTTGATTATCCGCATGTAATCTGGCATGTCTGCTGTTTCTCAGGTACATGAACGAAATCTGCAACATGTATGCCCTGATTGTGGGAAGGCGCTCAGCTCCAAAGCTGCCTTGTTGTTGCATGAGAGGACTCACACGGGCACAAAGCCTTACGAGTGCTCCGACTGCGGGGCCAGATTTACCCAAAACTCTGCCCTCAAGATGCATCACAGGTAGGGAGCTCATTGAATGTTATTTGAATAAGTTTAATCGTAAGGATTTAACTTCAAATAAAGAGTTGTTACTAAAGTGCTGAATGTCACTGAAAGCATGGATGCATTTCAATCTGTGTTCACGTGTGTTTAGGACtcacacaggagagaagccaTTTGCATGTGATGAATGTGATGCCCGGTTCACTCAGAAGCACATGTTAGCTTATCATAAGAGATCACACACAGGTAAAAAATCCTTCAACTTTAAGTTTGGTAAAAAAGATTGCCACTGATACAAACACTCAGTAGGTTTTGTAGCctacaaacagtaaaaatattgATCTGTACGTAGCTAACTGTaagattattattgtttttttgttttttgttttttttcttttaaacttgtatAAGGGGAGAAACCCTTCATGTGTGAGGCTTGTGGGAAAAGCTTTGCATCTAAGGAATACCTCAGACACCACTCAAATATCCACACCGGGTTTAAGCCATATAAATGTGAGCAGTGTGGTAGAGGCTTTGCTCAGAGGAACTCCCTCAACCAGCATCTAAAAATACATACAGGTAACTGTATGAGTTACTTGTATCTACTTGGGAATAGactgttgttttttgtaaaagataATGTACTAATTAATTGTACTAATGTACTAATTCCTTAGGTGAGCGCCCTTATAGCTGTAAAGACTGTGATAAACAGTTCACTCAGCTCAACGCGCTCCAAAgacaccaacgtattcacacaggagagaagccaTATATGTGTGGCCTCTGTAAGCGCACCTTTACAGATAAGTCCACGCTTCGCAGGCATACTATGGTGAGTTGTGCTTCCCTAACTGTGATACTGTAAGTAAAATACAGATCCAGCCTGAAAATACTGCAAGTATCACAGTTAGGCTGGAAGGCTAATCTTGCATTTTAGACTGTGTAAGTGCAGTGTGTTGGCTAAACTTGTCTTCTGAAAGCACAAGTAGAAAATGGAGTACCACTGTCTAAGAGAGCAATATTGTTGATGTTCTCAAGTACTTGTCACAGTGACAACCAgtgcatgtttttattagaCTTCAAGTTGTGGTTTTGTATAAAGCCATGAGACTGCTGTGAAAATGACATCAGTTTGTTAAAACTTCAGATTCATGACTCGGAAGCTCCATGGAAGAACTACCTGGTGGTGCTCGAGGGAAATGTGGAGGAAAAGAAGCCAAGATCTCCCACTAAGGAAAAGATAGCGAAAGCAGGGCcaggagagaaaaagagcaaaagtcCCAGCAAAATTCCTAATACTGTTGTTACTGCTCCCAGTATTTCCAGTGCTGCTGCTGGTTCTCTTATTGATGCTAGTAAAACCCAAGCAGAGTCCATTGTGGTTTCAACTGAGCCAGTCACTCTCCCCTCAAACTGGACCAGCCATGGAGCCATTGCTCTTGTTAGCCACAGCGGTCTTGGTGGTATCACTGTCATCCACACTGAGGTTCCACCTGGGACGCAGATCCAGCCCATAGTAACCACTAACGGCACAGGAACAAATGTAATTTCCTTAGATAGTTCAGCCATCCCAGTCCCCTTTTCTATCCCAGTGTCTGTGACTCACCCTGTTTCTTTATCCTCCGAAGCCCCTACCTCTCTGTCTATACCCACTCTCTCAGTTCCTGTTTCTGGTGTCTTGTTAGCAGCATCAGTCTCAGACATCCCAACTGTCTCTACATCATCTGTGCTGGAAGCAGCTGTTTCACAGACCATTTTAGCTCAAACTTCTGAGAATAAGGCCATTTCTGAGACGGATATTTTACCGCCTGATGTACAGACTGTGAGAGTTGGTGACGAGGCTtgtgaaaatgaacaaacagtTGTCCAGAATGACGGGCAGCCGAGCGCAGCAGATGACTCCACAGACGAACCAACAAAGGCCTCAGATCAAAAAGTTGTGTAAAAGATGAGTTTAACTAGTTTTAGTTGTGTAAAAAGTACTCTGATCAAGTGTTTTGATCAACAACTGATAGTGCTTAACATCAATTATAGAAGTCATTTTCCTGGTATCATCTAGCACTGTTGAACATCTTTAATGTACTTAAAGAAGTATTGTGAATAGACAACTAGCAACACATTTCTCTCTCTTAAGCAAAGCATAATTTCTATTAGagcttaatttttttgtgtgtgtgtgtggcttatGGAAATAAAATTTGACTGAAAGCAAAGTGTAACCCACCACACTTTATTAGAAGAATGGGTTATACTAAGATTTATGGTTTTCTAATGGCTATTTTGTGTTCCATTAAtttgcagaaatgaaaacatcGCATTTTCTTAATAAATTTCCCTCCTTATCAGGTTTTAAAATCACATGTTTTCATGCCGGCAGATCTAGCATCTTCATCATTTTAACCAGAATGGTGTTAGTTgtatttaaaatgatgaaattgGATATTTGTTTGGGATTGTCATTTGTAATTGGTTTCAGAAGTTTCTGGACTCTGCAGGAAGCTGTTATGGCACTTTGGACCATGTAACAGGATATTTGAAGTTCAAATAATCTTATGAATTTACACTCTTATGTACACACAGGCTCACATACCCTATAAAGATATGGAGTTATCTTGTGTATTTTGGACATAATACTGAGTCTATTAGCGTTGCTTGCGTAATAACTACAATCTACAGAGTGCCTGTCATGCTGGCATGAGGCAAGCTTCTGgctttctgtttatatttaactCACCTTATCTGTAGTATATGTTCAAACATATTTTgaacatatactgtacatatagcAGCATTGGTGGTCACTTGATCAGAGCATCCTTACCAAATGTCacttaaaactttatttctttttactttatctgTTATCTTTGGCTTTTGTGACCATCTGGTTTTCATGATATGATTTGAGGTCAGTGTTTTATGAAAGTGGATGtgttcagtttttgtcttttgaatgttgcagtatttattttatttttaagatgcaATAGAGCTGTACCGTGGTTGTAATTAAACACCACAGAAATACATTATGTTGTATGTACAGAGTAAAATATACTACGCttgattttaaatgtgattaaaatgaaGGTGATTGTGCGTTTATTGTATACACATGGCCAATCAAAGCCTGTTACCACCATCTTGACTCCTTTTGGTCTGATGAAATGGTTTAAAATTTGGTCCTTTTTGCTTAGAATTGGTTAAGTTCAACATTTAAATTTGAATGGTGTCTCATTTGACAACAATACATTTACAGTCCAGTAAGGAGATACTGTGTAGAATCTAGCAAATAAAACCTTAACACAGATTTCCTATCATAGCCTAGAACAGAAGGTGCAGCTCAGAAAAAATACTACCTTTATCCGTTTAAAGTAAATACAAAGGTACCAcaacattaaatatattaaaatgtgaTGTTTCAAGCAGGTTCTAGCTTTCTATCCATCCATGACTGCTTTATCCTGTTCGTGGTTGTGGGGAGGTTGAGGCTTATCCCAGCTGCCATCAGTTTGGAGGTGGGATACAATGTGGACAGGTTTTGCATcaatcgcagggccaacatagacaAATGAGACATAACCCACCGATTTAGAATCACTGATTAACCTGACACAATGTTTCTGGTGCATGGGAGGACGCTGGAGTACCTGAAAAGAACTTAAACTCCACACAATAAGTCCCCAGCTGGGATTTGAACCAGGAACTTTATTGCTGTGAGGTGACACTGCAAACCCAAGGCACTGCTGTGCAACACACTTATTTTATTAACTGATTGTGAatataaatagtttaaatatAGCACTAGTGTTTCACAAATTTACAGAAATGCACAACATTATTGGATATAACACCTTTATTGATGCTCATTTGAATAAGCATACAGATCATATCCACACCCTAATGTCATTTCACCTGGAAGAAGCTGGGTACACAAAGCAATCGAcccctttttaaaaactttggtCTAGCTAAGACTAGTGAATATACACAACACTGAACTATACACAATGACATGCTTAGCAACTGGCCATTTGGAAGGCGCACTGCAGCAATAAACCTTCAATGACGCCTtcacaacacaaacatgaatgACTAATAATGCACATTAGCCCAAGATTACTTCCCTGGGAATAAGGGTGAGGAGCTCCGTATCAGTGCTCTATAAACTGCAGCTTACAGATTACTACATCAACACATTCTAGAGTAATTATAaacttaaagataaaaaaaaataacaataataaagtgATGTGATAGTGTTTAGATACAACTATTTAACAGTCTACACTTGTGCATATCATTGCCCTTTTTAAGAGGAGCCGGCCCCATATGGACATAGAAAGGACGCAAAATCCGTTTTTAATGTCTGATTCTTTTCAATTCCAATGCAAATAAAACTTGTGGAGTATTCTTAAATTATATACACATCATTCTTCTGAATAACAAactcaaatatttaaattacttgtttaaatatataataactagaaaaaaaacagctgcatctgACTAGGAATCACTTGTAGAAAACATGCAGTGACTTGTCAACACTAGCAATCTGATTCAAAACAACATATTGCTTAACTCTTAATAGATTTCAGCAGAAAAAAGGGTATGCAGCAATCCTCTAGAGAGAGGTGAGGGCAAGCGGATTTACATTCTGACTGGATTCAGGTATGCttgtaatgaaaacaaatgataGTGCTCTAGTAGTACTCATCAGAAGCCACTCCTTTCCAGATGCTATACACAGTGAAGTGAGCGGGAAAGAGTGCactgttttgtgtgtgaaagCATGCGTGATTGAACTGTCCCTCCATGCTGCATTCCTACCCTGAGGTTTCTCTCATTTCAGATCTCCTTCATCACCCTGGATGGTCTTTTTGATGCGCAGCAGGAGGGTTGTGTGCCACTGATCCAGACGTGAGATTGAATCAAACTCCTTCACctgcaacaaacacaaaaaaacttttgtctCACCCATTTACAGATGAAGTAGACCTATAAATATTCAGGCCAGTGACAACTACCAGCTgtgtttgataaataaattgcttttttaaattgtgctgAACATATGCAACACACATCTTTGACTCTCCATGGTTACAATAATGGCCTACCTGAGATTCAAACATTAACTTTCTTGAGCACAAGGGATTCAACAAACCAACCTCcaaaaaccttgtttttttaacctgagAGCTTTCATTGTGAATACATGACTTACTGCCTCTGTGAATGCCTCACTGTTCTGCTCCTCATGAGCTTCAAGaagtttctgtttaaaaaaataaataaaaaaaaacatgtaggtTAGTCTCAGAACTAAACAGATCAAGGGAGGAAAGTGAAACACCAGATTTCTCAGGTTTAAACTGAGCTACCTTCAACAACTTGCATTCTCTGGAGTCTGAAAAAGCTGGGAACATCTCCTCGTACTTTTCAACAGCGATCTGTGGAGACACAGTATGTTAAGACTTTTACCACATCTCCATGGTCCCAAATCCTGAATGGTATAAAATCACCTTAGCATTGAGCTCGTCAACAATGAAATGACAGAGGGAGGCTTTGAAGAAATACTCTTTGGCGCTGTATTTCAGCAGTGGGTTGTCCATCGTGTTAGTTCCAAcctaaataacatttaaatgtgtcagAAAAAATACTGTGTAAATTGTACAAGTGTGAGTTGAACTcacaaacacaagcagacaCCAAATTAACACCTGTTCGTAGATCTCAATAGCCTTCTGGTACTGTTCCAGCTGAGCACAGTAAGCTCCCACTTTCAACAAACACTTGTTGGcagaactaaaagaaaaaatgttcagaaaacaaCAATGAACGCAAAAATTATACataatacaaacaataaaacaaacatttagaaagAGTTTGTGGAAATTAGTACAGTGCAATTATCAGTAGCATTAGCTGCTTAGCTGAAGTATTAGCATGAGATTTTAGCTGTATTACTTTAGGATAAGAGGTGAAAGGTGACAGAACAAAGACCCTTTAAAGAAAGTGTAATCTTAAAACTGCTCTACGGATAAAGATGTGCATCCTTCCACTTCATGCAAATCCTGTTTTAGGACATAAACTCATTCTAGCAAAACTGGCTAGGTAGTTGATGGGCTGTGCAGGTACATGTAAAAGTTAAGCAGGTGATGATCAGCTATGCTAAATAGTTTAGCCTTCCGCTGATCATTGTCAAAGAACAGTCGTTCATGGTGTAGAATATTCAGTGCATGTGTTTATCTTTGCTCAGCAGGTGGGAGGTGCATAGTGCACAGTGAGAACTGCATATAGAAagcagcattttatttaaatatcctGGTATCTGCCCCAG
The sequence above is drawn from the Melanotaenia boesemani isolate fMelBoe1 chromosome 22, fMelBoe1.pri, whole genome shotgun sequence genome and encodes:
- the gzf1 gene encoding GDNF-inducible zinc finger protein 1; translation: MGIEAVQLTSSSHHGNILASLHDLRLQGQLCDVTVQVDYEGDVQEFQSHQVILAASSGYFKRILLCPDTAQDKLSLSNIQSNDFSKFLEFIYTGKVEVSRNRIGDVQAMAKILECEGLSEVCDEALSTGVLQKPRRKASASKISETEDIKKRCKAKRTQKNEKNQRKKLKLKLTGRKVLQKQWYSPKESLHSESQVSNVGAEESRNGTEDKAQPQNEKDKEDETSLGKPTSDVDDWECEDDVQSNDPQDPLFQLEKEEEREAEEGQSKGKLKRTSKAQFQCNRCQRTFHYERSYLKHISTYHGVKADVIYRCETCMQTFANRSNLKIHEKHVHSSERLFACDSCSKTFKRKKDVVRHQRQVHERNLQHVCPDCGKALSSKAALLLHERTHTGTKPYECSDCGARFTQNSALKMHHRTHTGEKPFACDECDARFTQKHMLAYHKRSHTGEKPFMCEACGKSFASKEYLRHHSNIHTGFKPYKCEQCGRGFAQRNSLNQHLKIHTGERPYSCKDCDKQFTQLNALQRHQRIHTGEKPYMCGLCKRTFTDKSTLRRHTMIHDSEAPWKNYLVVLEGNVEEKKPRSPTKEKIAKAGPGEKKSKSPSKIPNTVVTAPSISSAAAGSLIDASKTQAESIVVSTEPVTLPSNWTSHGAIALVSHSGLGGITVIHTEVPPGTQIQPIVTTNGTGTNVISLDSSAIPVPFSIPVSVTHPVSLSSEAPTSLSIPTLSVPVSGVLLAASVSDIPTVSTSSVLEAAVSQTILAQTSENKAISETDILPPDVQTVRVGDEACENEQTVVQNDGQPSAADDSTDEPTKASDQKVV